The sequence below is a genomic window from Aureispira sp. CCB-E.
AGGAAAACCTAAAACATTATTAACTTGGTTGGGCAAATCACTACGCCCTGTCCCAACAATAGCAGCGCCTCCTTTGTAGGCTTCTTCAGGCATAATTTCAGGAGTAGGGTTGGCTAATGCAAAAATAATAGCATCTTTTGCCATTGTTTGTACATCCTCTTTGGTAAGTAAATTTCCCATACTCACACCAATAAAGACATCGGCGCCAACCAAAGCATCCTTCAAAGAGCCTTTTTTGTGATTTAGGTTGGTAAAACCTAAGGCTTGCTTTTTAGCATCATTTAAGTTGTCTCTGTCTTTATGGACAATCCCTTTGCTGTCGCAAATGATCATATCTTTAACAGGAATACACAGGCTATTGTCTGCTCCGTGGTCTACACAACGCAACAATTTAGCAATAGCAATACCTGCTGCCCCCGCACCATTAATAACAACCGACAAATCTTCCAAGCGTTTTCCAACTAGTTTAGCAGCATTGATTAAGGCTCCTAAAACGACGATTGCCGTTCCGTGTTGATCGTCATGAAATACAGGAATGCCTAAGTCTTGTAGGCGTTCTTCTACTTCAAAGCTTCTTGGTGCTGCGATGTCTTCTAAATTGACACCACCAAAAACAGGAGCAATACGGCGTACTGTTTCTACAATTTCGTCTACATTTTGTGTATCTAGACAAATTGGGAAGGCGTTGATTCTTCCAAAACGACGAAATAGCATTGCTTTTCCTTCCATAACAGGAATAGAAGCTTCTGCCCCCAAGTTGCCGAGTCCTAAAACGGCAGACCCATCTGTGACGATTGCAACAGAGTTACTCTTCATGGTGTAATCCCAGACAGATTCTGGATTTTTTTGTATTTCTAGACATGGAGCTGCAACGCCAGGAGAATAAACTAATGAAAGGTGTTCTTGCGTACGCACGTCCATTTTGTTACGAATGCCAATTTTTCCTTTCAAGTAACGATGCAAATGAAGAGATTCTTCGAAATAATCCATAATTGTAAGTAGTTTTTTTGGTTAAATTAACAGGTTTTGGTGCTTAGTATTTGAACAAGAGCCTTTTATTATTGGTTGTAACTGTCATACTTGCGATTACAACCCTAGAGAGCTCTAACAAAGAAAATAAACTAAAAAGAAAAACATAGTTTACTTTATATTTAACAAACGTAGATTAAAATGTCCAATTTGCAAAACAAAAAGTCATTATATCTCTTTTAAGAGTTTAAAAGCTTGGCTTTTTTTATAGATATTGCATATTTTTATAATATATAAAAAAGTTTATTTCTATTTCCACCCAACCTAACAAAATAAGAACTATGATTACTCCAGTTACAAGCTTGCAAGAGCAGAATATGCCCATTTTATTGAGTGCAGTTACCCAATCAGATGTACTGAGATATTTCCGTCACTCTTGGTCTATTTACGAATGGTTATTTAGCGCTATTCGATCTGACGAAACGTATTATGAAGCTCCAGACCCATTGCGGAATCCTTTGATCTTTTATTGGGGGCATACAGCCGCTTTTTACATTAATAAACTATTGATGGCAGGTTTGATTGATGAAGGTGTTGATGAAGCATATGAAGTTTTATTTGCCAAAGGAGTTGACCCTAATTTGCCAGAACACTTAGAAGTACATGACTTGTGGCCAACTCTAGAATCGGTGACTAAGTATAGAGCAAAAGTAAAAGAAGTGGTAGAAAATTGCATTCAATCCTATTCCTTTCCAACCACCATTACAGACCAAGATCCTTTGTGGGCGTTGTTAATGGGAATAGAACACGATAGAATTCATTTTGAGACATCCTCGGTTTTGATTCGGCAATTGCCTATCAGCAAGGTACAGCGCCCAATCAACTGGACCTATGCTCCAAGTCAAGGAAAGAGTCCCATCAATTCTATGATTCAGGTAGAGGCTACCAAGGTAGTTATAGGGAAACAACAAGAGGAATCTATTTTTGGGTGGGATAATGAATACGGGCAACTTGTGCAAGAGGTTGCTTCTTTTGAAGCCAGTAAAAATTTAATTACCAATGAAGATTATTTAGAATTTTATAATAGTGGAGCTTATCATGAGGCGGCATATTGGACAGCAGAGGGTTGGGCTTGGAAAGAACGGACGGCTACTAAGCATCCGAAATTTTGGGTTGCTTCAGTAGATGGCTTTGAATATAGAGCTATGTTTGATGTTTTGCCGATGCCTTTAGATTATCCTGTTGAAGTCAATGCTCACGAAGCTTGGGCGTATTGTAAGTGGAAAGGCAATGGATATCGATTAATGACAGAAGCAGAGTTTCATGCCATAACTCAGAATGAAATGCAAACAACCGACTGTGCTTTTGAGACTTGTTATAATATCAATCTAAAATATGGCTCTCCTAATCCTGTGGGAAGCTTAAAAACAGGACAAACTTCGCTAGGATTTAACGATGTATTTGGAAATGTTTGGGATTGGCTACAAGATGATTTTTATCCCTTACCTAGTTTTAAAACTCATTATTTATACGAGGACTTTTCGGCTCCTTATTTTGACGATCAGCACAGTATGCTACTAGGAGGAGCTTGGGCAACAACAGGAACAGGTGCTTCTAAGTACTATCGCTTGTGGTTTAGAAAGCATTTTTATCAACATGCTGGTTTTCGTATAGCTCGAAGTTTGTAATTTTGTATTTGCATCCACTTTTCTTGCGTTGAAAATGTCTAAAAAGAACGCTTATTTTTTCTAGATAAATAAAGAGGAAGCAGCTATTCTACTAGGGTATAGAATAGCTAAGCTTCTTCTTAACAATAGTTAGCAGCGTAGCTAGCTACTATCTTAAAGCAAACTATCTATTTTCAAGATGCATCAATCGAGTCATTATAGGAGCGAGCAATAGGGCTAAGCATCCAATGCTTAGTGTAATTATTCCAAAACTTACATAGACGGAGACATAAGCGTACAACTGTTCAAAAGCAGGACCTTTGTGAATGGCAATATCTTGTGTTAAACCTGTAATGAGTTTTATAGCAGATCCGAAAGTATCGAACAGATTATTGGATGCGCCATTACTAACTGTGAGTTGGGCAACTTTGCCAGCGAAATAATGGCCATAAAAATAAGAAGAAAACCAAACGCCCATAATAAAGGAAATGTATTGTTTAGGAGAGAGTTCGGTTACCTTAGATAAGCCTATTGGAGACAAAAAAAGTTCTCCTACAGTTAAGACAAAATAACCGATAATAAGATAGATCATAGAGGTTTGTGCCAAGGCATCTGCACTAATAGCAGAACGACCAAAAATAATAGCTGCTAGCCCTAACAAAATAAGCCCAAAACTAAACTTAAATGGAGCTGCTGGATTTTTGCCAATGCGACTCAACCACGCCCAAAGCATTGAAAAAGGAATGGCTAGTAGAACAATAAAAGTGGCGTTAATGCTATTGGTTTGTGCGGCATTGATGCCTATGAGATGTACATTTCTATCGGCAAATAGAACTAGCGAGCTACCTGTTTGCTCAAATAAAGCTGCAAAAAGAGTAGAGAGCAAAGTAAAGTAAATGACAACAATTAATCTACCTCGTTCTATCGTACTAACTTTGCTTAAAATAAACAAAATGTATAGAATCAAAAAGGCACTAGCTAGTAGAATTAAGTAATGCTCATACTCATGAAAGAAGATAATAGCAGCAAAGATAGGAGTGGTTAAAACAGCGCCAATTGCTACCCATTGTCCTTGATTGAGCCCTGCTATTTTTTGATGGTAACGAGTTGCATTAGGGAGTTGTCCTGCTGCTCCAAAAACATTGCTTTTAAGACCTTGTTGAAAGAAAGCCAGACCTAGCAACATGCCGAAGCCTGCTAACATAAAACCATAGTGCCAACCATATAGAGCTGCGATCCAAGCGCAAATCAAAGGGGCTATTGCTGCTCCCAAATTAATTCCCAAATAAAAGATGGTGAAACCTGCGTCTCGTTGGTGCGGATTGTCTTTGTATAAGGCGCCAACAAACGAGGATATATTGGGTTTGAAGAAACCATTCCCTAAAATAATTAAGGCCAATGAGCCATAGAAAAAAATGGGCGTTTCAAAAGACAACAAGAAATGTCCTAATGCCATTAGGATTCCCCCCAATAGAATAGATTTTCGATAACCCAAAATTTTATCTGCCAAAATACCTCCCCATAGTGGAGTGATGTAGACAAGTGACATATAAGCAGACAAAATACCAAAAGATGCTTCATCTGTATAAAGCAAATGTTGGGTCATATAGAGCAATAACAGAGCTTTCATTCCGTAGAAAGAAAACCGTTCCCATAGTTCTGCAAAAAATAAGTAAAATAATCCCTTGGGATGTCCAAATAAAGTGGTGGTTGAAGCTGTTTTTGAGGCTTTCATAAAATGCGTTGAATGTTAACAAAAAATGATTCAAACGCAAAATGGACGAAAGGCACCAAATCTCCATGACTTGTTTCAAAGTATAGCAAAAAATAGCTATTGGATACTATTTGATATTGAATAACAATTAATTACAAATTGAGTTATAGCTTTGGTTATCAGGTGATTTTAAGAATTCGTTTAAAAGGGATTTTTCTACAGTAATGTGTTCTGGCAAAACACGAAGTCGATACTGACCATTGCCTATAAAGGTGAAAATATCTCGTCGTTCTAATTTCTGATGTTCTTGTAAATGGAGAATGTCGTTACAATTTTCGATAATTCTACTCAGGTAAGTTTGATTTTTTAGCTCGCCTGCTCCCCCTACTACAATACACTGTTCTTGACCTTCGCCCCATTTTCTACGAAGGGCAAATTTAAATAGATTTTTGTATTGAGTTGTTTTGGAACCGAAGTCAATGACTTGGTCGTAAATTTCCTTGGATGGAATGCTGATTTTTACCAAGGACCAATCTAAGAATTGTAAGGTCATTTCATTGGGACGAGGGGTGCTGGCTAATTCAATTACCCAACTCGTTGCCAGAACTAAGAATATAGAAATTAAAGAAGTTTTGGCAATGATTTTTATGAGCTTATTCGTAAACCCATTATCTAATTCTGTAAACACTTCAGGAAGCTGAGCGATAAACATTAACAGCACTGCCATGACAGCAATATAGGCAACTACTTTCAAGTCTCGATCAATAAATGTTTTGTATAAAGAGTAGGAAAGTAGGCAGCATAAAAAACTAGAAAGTAATAAATCTGGTATTCCTGCTATATGTATGGAGTTTTGGTTAGGTGGAATCCATAAATTAAGACCAATTGTTAATAAACTAACCAATAGAATTAGACCAATAATTTTACTAATATTTTTCTCATTATTATAAATAAAATTGGGGGCATGAGAGAAATAAAAGAGTGCCAAAAGCAAGAACAAGTTGTTTAAGGTTGAAAATAGGCTTACGCCTAGTAGGTAGGTGGTAGTTTGACTAAAACTCCAATGTGTCCCCAAATACCCCCATGTTCCTGAGCCTACCCAAACAAATAGTGCCAAGCTCAAATAAACCAAACCTTTGTCAATTCTTAACAGAGAATCGTCTTCTTCCAAACGATTGTTGAAGCGTTTACGGATGTTGTACCAGATTGCTAGCAATAAAATAGCTCCAATAAAAGCAATGGATAAATGAGCAAGGGTATGGAATATTGCCACTTCTTTCATATAATTGTTAGACAGCTTGTTTTGAATATTGGAGAGTAAATACAAAATTATAAACAATGTCCGATAAATATAAGAAGAATCCTTTACTTGATGAACATTTGGTGGATATACCCGATGAGCGATCTATTTTAGATAAATATCTTTGGATTAGGGGAGTAGCCTTGCTGGTCTTATGTACGCTAATTGGATGGATCAGTGTGCTGTTTCGGCCTTATTTTCAAAATGGTGTTCATATAGAAGCAATTGTCTCCTTGGTGATGGTAGCAACAATTAATTTAGGTTTGCTGGTGTATATAATACGTCAAAAACGCAAACAATATAAATTGGCGTATCTCATTGGTACGACCGCAATTTGGCTAGGTTATACCATAGGATGGGCGTTGGGTTTAGGACATCTTTGGGAAGATGTTTTGGTAATGAATACCATCGGCGCACTAGCAGGCTTGGGAATTGGACAATTTGTCTTTTATTATAGACAATAATACTCCGTTGCTTTTTTACGTTTTTCGTAGAAAAACTAAAAAAGCATCTTGTATTAGTTTGATTACCAGTCTTTTAGTGTAAAGGCTGGTGAAGTACATCTTGCTGATAATCAAACTAATACGATTTTTCAACGGAGTAATGAGACAATAAACTCATACGATTTACTGCATGAGCGCTATGCTTTTAGTTAGCTGCGCTGCTACTGCGTGGTTTCAACGGAGTAATGACACAACAAAAAGGCTACTATTGGTTTGGCTATTAACCTTCTTGCTGCGCTATAATTAATTTTAACCAATCTATTGCCAATCCCAAGCTGAGCCATAGGCTCCTTGTGCATCGACATAGTCCAAGAAATTACTATAAAAAGTATCGCTGGCTAAAGTCGCACTATCTCCAATAACAATTAACTTTTTCTTAGCTCTGGTCATGGCTACATTCATTCGGCGAGTATCTTTTAAAAAGCCGATTTCTCCCATATCGTTCGAGCGAACCATTGAAATATAAATAACGTCTCGTTCTTGTCCTTGAAAGGCATCAATCGTGTTAACTTCAATATCGGCATCAGGAAAATGATCAAAGTCTTTGACAATCGCATCTTGAATCGAAATAACTTGTTCTCGATAGGGCGAAATAATGCCAATAGAAATCGGCTGGTTTCCTGTAATCACTAGCAGGTTGTCTAAATGCTGCCGCAAGACAAAGTACTCTTCTGGATTATAATAACTCTGAGATTCGGGGTTGACTTTTTCTTCAAAACCACATCCTGCGGTATCTATAAATTCTAAGGGGGGACTGGGAGTACCATCCGAAAGTTGTAGTTGCCAAGTAGCAACCGCATCGTCGGATTGCAATTGTCCATCATAAAATTGCTCATTAGAAAACCCCATAATGGTATTGTGCATTCTATATTGAGTATCTAATAAATTGACAACTTCTAGACGTTGAACCCCTTTTTCTAGCAGCGTTACATTAAAGCCATTTTTAGCAGCAGCACTACTTTTGACAGTTGGAGGCAATTGAAATGGATCGCCAGCAAAGACAACTTTGTTGGCTTTGCAGATTGGAATCCAAGTAGCAGGCTCTAAGGCTTGTGCTGCCTCGTCAATTATTACGGTATTAAATGTCATTTTCTCGATGTGTCGCCCAACTGCCCCTACCAAGGTGCTACAAATGACGTCCGCTTCACGCAAAGTTTTGTCAATAATATAGTCTTCAAGCATCTTGGCTTGATACATTAAATCCTTGGCCTCTCTATAATTGTCTCGGCGATCTTGGCGTTCTTTGGCACCAAACTTTCGTTTAAATTTCTCCGCATCTCTTCGCATTTTAGCAGCTTCAATCTTCATTTTTTTGACCTCTTGTATTTCAGGAAGCCGTTGAAGAATACCTTCCATTGTGTGTTCTAAGAGGCTTTCATCAACTCTAGAGATATTACCAATACGAACGACATTTAGCCCTACGCTGGCTAATTTTTCGGTTAACAAATCAGTAGCTGAATTAGAAGGGGCGCAAACTAAAATAGGCGACTCACGTTTGACCAACTGTTGAATGGCCGCAACTAAAGTGGTTGTTTTTCCTGTACCTGGAGGACCATGAATAATGGCAACATCTTCTGCTGCTAAGATCGTTTGCACGGCTGCATTTTGAGAAGCATTTAGTTTGGGTATTTCAAAGGGATGATGCTCTTTGTCAAAACGGGCTGGCTGTTTGCCTAATAAAATCTCTCGCAATTCTGCTAGTCGATCATTCTTGGCTGCTTTTACTGTTTTAACAGCACGCTCCATTTCTTGATAACTGCGTTCATCAAAATTGAGTTGAATACCAATTTTACCACCCAAAACCCAACGAGGCAATTGCGTCCCGTACAAAATAATTTTCATACGATTACCCTTGATAAAATAAATGACTCCTTTTTCCTCTACATTATTATCCAGTACCTTTTCGGAAAAAATACTGACCACTTGTCCAGAGCGGAATTTATGCGCTTTGTCCAAGTGCTTGACTCGTTCTACAATAATAAAAGGATGTTCCCCTAAACTCCATCCTGAGCTTTCAACTTGTACAGGATACCAACAAGCACCTTTTTGAATACGTTGCTGGATGCTCAATTCTCGGAGCAGTTGGTCAAATTGACAGCTTTCCTCTTCTTTTTCTTGTTGTAATAATTGGAGTAAATGATCTAATTCTTCTTGCGTTGTCATAAGATGGTAACGATGCTCTAAAATATAGAGTTTGGTAATAAATCTTTGATATCTAAAAAGCCGAAGTTAAAGAGAAAAGTAGACTTATTGTGCTTGAATAGCTTATTGATTTTTTAGTTTTTGGCTTGTTATGCTTGTAAGGTTACTTGAATATACAAAATGTTAAGATTTAATGTTACTATTTTAGTCATCGTCTTCATTCTTTTACAGAGTTCGTTTATAATTTAGTGATTGAGATATGGTTAGAAATGAAAGATTGGATATGTTTTTTATATCTTTGGACAGCTTTATTCTGATGTTTGCATATAATAACTTGTAAATCTACTCAATTATGATTTTTAGTAGTGTGCTTTTTTTGTTCTCATTTTTACCAGTTACATTAGGGATCTATTATTTGATGCCTAATAAAATAAAGAACCTAATACTGCTAGTAGCTAGTTTAGTGTTCTACACATGGGGAGAAGATAAAATAGTGCTTGTAATGTTATTATCAGCAATAATTGATTTTTCTTGCGGTTTAATAATAGAAGGAGGAAAGAGAAAATTGGGGTTAACAATTTCCATAATTACTAATTTATCTTTTTTGTTTTTTTTCAAGTACTTCAACTTTGCCTTCGAAAATTATAATGCTGCGATTCGTATGTTGGGATTAGATAATGCTACATGGCATAATATTCCTAATATTACATTACCAATAGGCATAAGTTTTTATACTTTTCAAACTTTATCCTATACTATAGATGTGTATAGAGGAACAGTAAAAGCTAATCGAAACTTTATCAATTTTGCTACTTATGTTACTATGTTCCCTCAATTAGTTGCTGGACCAATTGTTCGTTATGTAGATATAAACAAGCAATTGGTATCTAAAAACATTTCCATTGATGATTTTTCGGAAGGGATAGAACGTTTTATAATCGGTTTAGCTAAAAAAGTATTAATAGCTAATACTTTTGCAACTATTGCAGATGGTATTTTTGCTTTAGATGTAGCAACGATTTCTACTCCTTTTGTCTGGTTAGGTATTATTGCATATTCTTTTCAAATTTATTTTGATTTTTCGGGGTACTCTGATATGGCAATTGGGTTAGGTAGAATGTTTGGTTTTAGGTTTTTAGAGAATTTTAATTATCCCTATATATCAAGAAGTATTAAAGAATTTTGGAGGCGTTGGCATATTTCTTTATCATCTTGGTTCCGAGATTATTTGTATATACCCTTAGGAGGAAGTAGAGTAGGGAAAAAGCGGTTATATCTAAATCTTTTTATCGTATTTTTTGTAACAGGTTTGTGGCATGGCGCTAGTTGGAATTTTATAGTGTGGGGTTTATTCCATGGTCTATTTATTGTTATAGAACGTATCGGTCTTGAAGAGAAATTAAGCAAATGTTGGAAGCCATTACAACATTTATATACTTTATTAGTTGTTTTGGTCGGTTGGGTGTTTTTTAGAGCAGAAACCTTATCGAATGCTATTAGTTATATTCAAAGAATGTTTATTCCATCATCAGGGTTGATATCAGTTGATAGTTATATAGATTTTATGTATATAAATAGTCATACTGGTCTGTATTTTATATTAGCAGTTATTTGTTCCACACCGATATATCGTTTTTTTGATGAAAAGTTACAGACATACCAAGGAACCATTATTCGAACAATAGCATTGTTTGCACTATTCGTTCTATCTGTGATTCATTTAGGAGCAGGGTCTTATAATCCATTTATCTACTTTAGATTTTAATAATTATGAAAAAAATAAAAATAGGTAAAATTGTTATATTTTCTCTATTAATTAGCTTACCATTATTACTACAGTTATTAGGTGTAAATTTAAATGTTAGAAATACTGAAAATAGGAAATTGAAAGAGAGTCCAAGATTT
It includes:
- a CDS encoding NADP-dependent malic enzyme, yielding MDYFEESLHLHRYLKGKIGIRNKMDVRTQEHLSLVYSPGVAAPCLEIQKNPESVWDYTMKSNSVAIVTDGSAVLGLGNLGAEASIPVMEGKAMLFRRFGRINAFPICLDTQNVDEIVETVRRIAPVFGGVNLEDIAAPRSFEVEERLQDLGIPVFHDDQHGTAIVVLGALINAAKLVGKRLEDLSVVINGAGAAGIAIAKLLRCVDHGADNSLCIPVKDMIICDSKGIVHKDRDNLNDAKKQALGFTNLNHKKGSLKDALVGADVFIGVSMGNLLTKEDVQTMAKDAIIFALANPTPEIMPEEAYKGGAAIVGTGRSDLPNQVNNVLGFPGIFRGALDARAKQITPNMKLAAAYAIAESISSPSKDMIIPPALDEIVAYKVAKAVKEAALKDMEQTQ
- a CDS encoding peptide MFS transporter, translating into MKASKTASTTTLFGHPKGLFYLFFAELWERFSFYGMKALLLLYMTQHLLYTDEASFGILSAYMSLVYITPLWGGILADKILGYRKSILLGGILMALGHFLLSFETPIFFYGSLALIILGNGFFKPNISSFVGALYKDNPHQRDAGFTIFYLGINLGAAIAPLICAWIAALYGWHYGFMLAGFGMLLGLAFFQQGLKSNVFGAAGQLPNATRYHQKIAGLNQGQWVAIGAVLTTPIFAAIIFFHEYEHYLILLASAFLILYILFILSKVSTIERGRLIVVIYFTLLSTLFAALFEQTGSSLVLFADRNVHLIGINAAQTNSINATFIVLLAIPFSMLWAWLSRIGKNPAAPFKFSFGLILLGLAAIIFGRSAISADALAQTSMIYLIIGYFVLTVGELFLSPIGLSKVTELSPKQYISFIMGVWFSSYFYGHYFAGKVAQLTVSNGASNNLFDTFGSAIKLITGLTQDIAIHKGPAFEQLYAYVSVYVSFGIITLSIGCLALLLAPIMTRLMHLENR
- a CDS encoding AAA domain-containing protein, encoding MTTQEELDHLLQLLQQEKEEESCQFDQLLRELSIQQRIQKGACWYPVQVESSGWSLGEHPFIIVERVKHLDKAHKFRSGQVVSIFSEKVLDNNVEEKGVIYFIKGNRMKIILYGTQLPRWVLGGKIGIQLNFDERSYQEMERAVKTVKAAKNDRLAELREILLGKQPARFDKEHHPFEIPKLNASQNAAVQTILAAEDVAIIHGPPGTGKTTTLVAAIQQLVKRESPILVCAPSNSATDLLTEKLASVGLNVVRIGNISRVDESLLEHTMEGILQRLPEIQEVKKMKIEAAKMRRDAEKFKRKFGAKERQDRRDNYREAKDLMYQAKMLEDYIIDKTLREADVICSTLVGAVGRHIEKMTFNTVIIDEAAQALEPATWIPICKANKVVFAGDPFQLPPTVKSSAAAKNGFNVTLLEKGVQRLEVVNLLDTQYRMHNTIMGFSNEQFYDGQLQSDDAVATWQLQLSDGTPSPPLEFIDTAGCGFEEKVNPESQSYYNPEEYFVLRQHLDNLLVITGNQPISIGIISPYREQVISIQDAIVKDFDHFPDADIEVNTIDAFQGQERDVIYISMVRSNDMGEIGFLKDTRRMNVAMTRAKKKLIVIGDSATLASDTFYSNFLDYVDAQGAYGSAWDWQ
- a CDS encoding MBOAT family O-acyltransferase — translated: MIFSSVLFLFSFLPVTLGIYYLMPNKIKNLILLVASLVFYTWGEDKIVLVMLLSAIIDFSCGLIIEGGKRKLGLTISIITNLSFLFFFKYFNFAFENYNAAIRMLGLDNATWHNIPNITLPIGISFYTFQTLSYTIDVYRGTVKANRNFINFATYVTMFPQLVAGPIVRYVDINKQLVSKNISIDDFSEGIERFIIGLAKKVLIANTFATIADGIFALDVATISTPFVWLGIIAYSFQIYFDFSGYSDMAIGLGRMFGFRFLENFNYPYISRSIKEFWRRWHISLSSWFRDYLYIPLGGSRVGKKRLYLNLFIVFFVTGLWHGASWNFIVWGLFHGLFIVIERIGLEEKLSKCWKPLQHLYTLLVVLVGWVFFRAETLSNAISYIQRMFIPSSGLISVDSYIDFMYINSHTGLYFILAVICSTPIYRFFDEKLQTYQGTIIRTIALFALFVLSVIHLGAGSYNPFIYFRF
- the ovoA gene encoding 5-histidylcysteine sulfoxide synthase, with translation MITPVTSLQEQNMPILLSAVTQSDVLRYFRHSWSIYEWLFSAIRSDETYYEAPDPLRNPLIFYWGHTAAFYINKLLMAGLIDEGVDEAYEVLFAKGVDPNLPEHLEVHDLWPTLESVTKYRAKVKEVVENCIQSYSFPTTITDQDPLWALLMGIEHDRIHFETSSVLIRQLPISKVQRPINWTYAPSQGKSPINSMIQVEATKVVIGKQQEESIFGWDNEYGQLVQEVASFEASKNLITNEDYLEFYNSGAYHEAAYWTAEGWAWKERTATKHPKFWVASVDGFEYRAMFDVLPMPLDYPVEVNAHEAWAYCKWKGNGYRLMTEAEFHAITQNEMQTTDCAFETCYNINLKYGSPNPVGSLKTGQTSLGFNDVFGNVWDWLQDDFYPLPSFKTHYLYEDFSAPYFDDQHSMLLGGAWATTGTGASKYYRLWFRKHFYQHAGFRIARSL